A region from the Bacillaceae bacterium S4-13-56 genome encodes:
- a CDS encoding YaaL family protein, giving the protein MFGRKKVQVEHENEELLTMMQAKKQEWMSIKRILDQSIEPSEKGQYDEAIAKSKYFYLLKEARERRINMN; this is encoded by the coding sequence ATGTTCGGAAGAAAAAAAGTCCAAGTAGAACATGAGAATGAAGAACTATTGACCATGATGCAAGCAAAAAAACAAGAGTGGATGTCAATTAAAAGAATACTTGATCAAAGTATTGAACCATCTGAAAAAGGTCAATACGATGAAGCGATTGCCAAATCAAAATACTTTTACTTGTTAAAAGAAGCGCGAGAACGACGTATTAATATGAATTAG
- the recR gene encoding recombination mediator RecR encodes MYYPEPISKLIDSFTKLPGIGPKTAVRLAFFVLNMKEDDVLDFAKSLVNAKRELSHCTVCGHITDRDPCAICSDETRDDSMICVVQDPKDVIAMEKMKEFHGKYHVLHGAISPMDGIGPEDINVPSLIHRLKDENIKELIMATNPNIEGEATAMYISRLVKPSGIRITRIAHGLPVGGDLEYADEVTLSKALEGRREF; translated from the coding sequence ATGTATTATCCAGAACCTATATCAAAGCTGATTGACAGCTTTACAAAGCTGCCAGGAATCGGTCCGAAAACGGCTGTTCGCCTGGCTTTTTTTGTGTTAAATATGAAAGAAGACGATGTGTTGGATTTTGCTAAATCTCTCGTCAATGCAAAAAGAGAACTTTCCCATTGTACCGTTTGTGGGCATATCACAGATCGGGACCCATGTGCCATCTGCTCTGATGAAACACGTGATGACTCAATGATTTGTGTTGTCCAAGATCCCAAAGACGTTATTGCAATGGAAAAAATGAAGGAATTTCACGGAAAATATCATGTTTTACATGGTGCTATATCCCCTATGGATGGAATAGGTCCAGAGGATATCAATGTCCCTTCTTTAATACACAGGTTAAAGGATGAAAATATTAAGGAGCTTATCATGGCTACCAATCCTAACATTGAAGGAGAAGCAACGGCCATGTATATTTCTCGCTTGGTAAAGCCGTCGGGTATTCGTATTACGCGAATTGCTCACGGGTTACCAGTTGGTGGAGACCTTGAGTATGCAGACGAGGTAACTCTTTCGAAAGCCCTTGAAGGTCGTCGAGAATTTTAA
- a CDS encoding YbaB/EbfC family nucleoid-associated protein, with product MRGGMGNMNNMMKQMQKMQKKMTDAQEELYAMTFEATAGGGMVKVVANGKKEIVEIEIKEEVVDPDDVEMLQDLILAATNEVLTQVDTKTNDTMGQFTKGLNMPGMF from the coding sequence ATGCGCGGTGGAATGGGAAATATGAATAATATGATGAAACAAATGCAAAAAATGCAAAAGAAAATGACAGATGCTCAAGAGGAACTTTATGCTATGACATTTGAAGCAACAGCTGGTGGAGGAATGGTTAAGGTTGTTGCAAATGGAAAAAAAGAGATTGTTGAAATTGAAATTAAAGAAGAAGTTGTTGATCCAGATGACGTCGAAATGTTACAGGATTTAATCCTTGCTGCTACGAATGAAGTGTTAACTCAAGTAGATACTAAAACTAATGATACAATGGGGCAATTTACGAAAGGCTTGAATATGCCTGGAATGTTCTAG